From the uncultured Methanobrevibacter sp. genome, one window contains:
- a CDS encoding 30S ribosomal protein S15, giving the protein MARPEWVTYSDEEIEEMILKFNREGKSTSEIGIVLRDQYGIPSVKDVTGERITEILRRNGQDGEYPEDLLNLIKRAVNIRDHLEENPKDLHSKRGLTIIESRIRRLASYYVSEGRLPEGWRYNPKEAALLVK; this is encoded by the coding sequence ATGGCAAGACCAGAATGGGTAACTTATAGTGACGAAGAAATTGAAGAAATGATTTTAAAATTTAACAGAGAAGGTAAAAGTACTTCTGAAATAGGTATTGTATTAAGAGACCAATACGGAATTCCATCCGTTAAAGATGTAACTGGTGAAAGAATCACTGAAATTTTAAGAAGAAACGGTCAAGATGGAGAATACCCAGAAGACTTATTAAACTTAATTAAAAGAGCTGTTAACATCAGAGATCACTTAGAAGAAAACCCTAAAGACTTACACTCAAAAAGAGGTTTAACTATTATCGAATCCAGAATCAGAAGATTAGCTTCTTACTATGTAAGTGAAGGTAGATTACCAGAAGGTTGGAGATATAATCCAAAAGAAGCAGCACTCCTTGTTAAATAG
- a CDS encoding Mur ligase family protein, with amino-acid sequence MNYLVVGAGNASRPVARLLNYLGHKVVITDLKDISEFKIEFQRSLIEMEKEGVILDLPNKDPSVEGFDAVYMPPTLPETAPIAKKVKNSDLKILTNEEFSRMVNDLIPVDIIGITGTMGKTTTTFITTSLFKQAGYNVWSCSSLVNNLVSEAIIDGIVKGKAQDCDIAIFELPHGTIGLLDRLDIKIGLLTNIAEDHLSEFGGSLERYQQRKLVLQAMSETFIANNSCRDIIESVRDDVIFYALDEDVDFRGTVGDKSLTIKSKDDEFTTPFNMMSYFFENSVAASAVALTYGVKKEDIIDALTVFKGLPAHMEDVGDYNGRKVILDSAFLYDGMKITLDYFKDESVVLFLDHFDTLSVRDKAEVGELVSGYDIKVVIASGFNEVTQEVEMEAAQEILDAITNPNIEKVAVENIEIAACETFKYSVPGDIILHMGPLIAYDRITTVDKIMKGLEKGSKIYE; translated from the coding sequence ATGAATTATTTAGTTGTTGGTGCTGGAAATGCAAGTCGGCCTGTTGCACGATTACTTAATTATTTAGGCCATAAAGTTGTAATAACTGATTTAAAAGATATTTCAGAATTTAAAATTGAATTTCAAAGAAGTTTAATTGAAATGGAAAAGGAAGGTGTTATTCTCGACTTGCCAAATAAAGACCCTTCAGTTGAAGGTTTTGATGCAGTTTATATGCCTCCAACTTTACCCGAAACAGCTCCAATTGCTAAAAAAGTCAAAAACTCAGATTTAAAGATTTTAACCAACGAAGAATTTTCCAGAATGGTAAATGATTTAATTCCAGTGGATATTATTGGAATTACAGGAACCATGGGAAAAACAACAACTACTTTTATCACAACCAGCCTATTCAAGCAGGCTGGCTATAATGTATGGTCATGTTCCTCATTAGTAAATAACCTTGTTTCAGAAGCTATCATTGATGGAATCGTTAAAGGCAAGGCTCAGGATTGTGACATTGCTATATTTGAACTTCCTCACGGTACAATCGGTCTTTTGGACAGACTGGATATTAAGATTGGTCTTTTAACCAATATTGCTGAAGACCATCTCTCTGAATTCGGAGGATCACTTGAAAGATACCAGCAGCGTAAACTTGTCCTTCAGGCCATGAGTGAAACTTTTATAGCCAACAATTCCTGCCGTGACATCATAGAAAGCGTCAGGGATGATGTGATATTCTATGCTTTAGATGAGGATGTTGATTTCAGAGGAACTGTCGGCGATAAATCATTAACAATCAAATCAAAGGATGATGAATTTACAACTCCATTTAATATGATGAGCTATTTCTTTGAAAACTCTGTTGCAGCATCAGCGGTTGCATTAACATATGGAGTTAAAAAGGAAGATATTATAGATGCACTGACAGTATTTAAAGGATTGCCTGCACACATGGAGGATGTAGGTGACTATAACGGAAGAAAAGTAATTCTCGATTCCGCATTTTTATATGATGGAATGAAAATAACCCTTGATTACTTCAAGGATGAAAGTGTAGTATTATTTTTAGATCATTTTGATACATTATCCGTTAGGGATAAGGCTGAAGTAGGAGAACTCGTAAGCGGATATGATATTAAAGTAGTTATTGCAAGCGGATTCAACGAAGTCACTCAGGAAGTTGAAATGGAAGCCGCTCAGGAAATTTTGGATGCAATAACCAATCCGAACATTGAAAAGGTAGCAGTTGAAAATATTGAGATAGCCGCATGTGAAACCTTTAAATATTCAGTTCCTGGAGACATTATCCTCCACATGGGACCTCTTATAGCATATGACAGGATTACCACAGTTGATAAAATCATGAAAGGACTTGAAAAGGGGAGTAAAATATATGAATAA
- a CDS encoding aconitase X catalytic domain-containing protein, with the protein MFLTNEEQQMCDGEFGETIRKSMDILVALGDIYGASKLVDITSAQVSGVSYKTIGDAGLEYLEDLALDGSGKASVNASLNPPGTDLDNWEKLGFPKDFAVKQNQIVDAYANLGISKTCTCTPYLVGNVPRFRDHVSWSESSAVAYVNSVIGARTNREGGPAALAAAIVGKTPLYGFHLAENRQANLVVNVSCELKGADFGALGYIIGKFVGGGVPYFKLQNTPNNNDLKTLGAALASSGSVALYHMENVTPEANLINSDEIEDIMFISENEIEETRQKLSTTDRQPDLICLGCPHASLEEIKQVADIVQGKSIKNKLWICTSVSVKATADRMGYTKTIENAGGNVVCDTCMVVAPIEDMGFEVIGVNSAKAANYVPSMCGLDVVYNDVENLIQFE; encoded by the coding sequence ATGTTTTTAACAAATGAAGAACAACAAATGTGTGACGGGGAATTTGGAGAAACTATTAGAAAAAGTATGGATATCCTTGTTGCTTTAGGAGATATCTATGGAGCTTCTAAATTAGTCGACATTACTTCTGCACAGGTATCTGGTGTTTCTTATAAAACTATTGGGGATGCCGGTTTGGAATATCTTGAAGATTTGGCTTTGGACGGATCTGGAAAAGCTAGCGTTAATGCATCACTCAATCCGCCTGGAACTGATTTGGACAACTGGGAAAAATTAGGTTTTCCAAAGGATTTTGCAGTCAAGCAAAACCAGATTGTAGATGCCTATGCAAATCTGGGAATTTCCAAGACATGCACATGTACACCATACTTGGTAGGTAATGTTCCAAGATTCCGAGACCATGTGTCCTGGTCAGAATCATCTGCTGTTGCTTATGTTAATTCAGTTATCGGTGCTAGAACCAATCGTGAAGGAGGTCCTGCAGCTCTTGCAGCAGCAATTGTTGGAAAAACTCCATTATACGGTTTCCATTTAGCTGAAAACAGACAGGCCAATTTGGTTGTTAATGTCAGCTGTGAACTTAAGGGTGCTGATTTCGGTGCATTAGGTTACATTATCGGTAAATTTGTTGGAGGAGGAGTTCCTTACTTCAAACTTCAAAACACTCCCAACAACAATGACTTAAAAACTCTCGGTGCAGCTCTTGCATCATCAGGTTCTGTTGCACTTTACCATATGGAAAATGTAACTCCTGAAGCCAATCTGATTAACAGTGACGAAATTGAGGATATAATGTTTATATCTGAAAATGAAATTGAGGAAACCCGTCAAAAGTTATCAACTACTGACAGACAACCTGATTTAATCTGTTTGGGATGTCCTCACGCATCACTTGAAGAAATTAAACAAGTGGCTGATATTGTACAGGGAAAAAGCATTAAAAATAAATTATGGATTTGCACATCTGTTAGTGTAAAAGCAACCGCTGACAGAATGGGTTACACAAAAACCATTGAAAATGCAGGCGGAAACGTAGTATGTGACACCTGTATGGTTGTGGCTCCTATTGAAGATATGGGCTTTGAAGTAATCGGTGTGAATTCAGCTAAAGCAGCAAACTATGTTCCATCAATGTGTGGACTTGATGTTGTTTATAATGATGTAGAAAATCTTATTCAATTCGAATAA
- a CDS encoding DHH family phosphoesterase translates to MLNRASEATDMLNEHIEKDSVIRLISHNDADGISAAAVIANALAEEDVQFHTTIVPRLKEDMVNQLRSEKYDLFIFSDMGSPFIKEFNTYKHDVIVADHHQVDGTESESNVVHINPHLFGVDGSKDLCGAGSAYLAIRDLDKKHLAHLALVGAFGDMQGQSGFTGVNKLILDDALQSGNLEIHEDLKIVSKSTEPIFKSLAYTFSPPLPGISGDLDGAREFLERMNLSYGIKFTDLEDEEKDLLKDALITINPEIFGDCYTVAKQVPMLRDLEEYSYILDACGKNKKQGLGLSIALGEKDQALDAALRLQRQYRDQIVKGLEWVKKEGAQQLNSIQYLYSEDKVLKSVMGTIASIGLSVELLDNSKPVIGMSRLHKDIKISGRTTRDMVANGVNLGKALKDSSNNFGGTGGGHDIAAGAMIPYESKDNFLHILDEMVEYQLSGE, encoded by the coding sequence TTGTTAAATAGAGCTAGTGAAGCTACTGATATGCTCAATGAGCATATTGAAAAAGATTCAGTTATAAGATTAATTTCTCATAACGATGCTGATGGAATTTCAGCCGCAGCAGTTATAGCTAATGCTTTAGCTGAAGAAGATGTTCAATTCCATACTACTATTGTCCCACGTCTCAAAGAAGATATGGTAAATCAGCTCAGAAGTGAAAAATATGATTTATTTATCTTCTCTGATATGGGAAGTCCTTTCATTAAGGAATTTAACACTTATAAACATGATGTTATTGTTGCAGATCACCATCAGGTAGATGGTACCGAAAGTGAAAGCAATGTAGTCCACATCAATCCTCACCTTTTCGGTGTTGATGGAAGTAAAGATTTGTGCGGTGCAGGTTCTGCCTATCTGGCTATTCGTGATTTGGACAAAAAACACCTTGCACATTTGGCTTTAGTTGGTGCATTTGGTGATATGCAGGGTCAAAGCGGTTTTACAGGTGTTAATAAGTTGATTCTTGATGATGCACTTCAAAGCGGTAATCTTGAAATTCATGAGGATTTAAAGATTGTTTCCAAATCAACCGAACCGATTTTTAAATCTCTGGCTTATACCTTTTCACCACCTCTTCCCGGAATCAGCGGAGATTTGGATGGCGCCCGTGAGTTTTTAGAAAGAATGAATTTGTCTTATGGTATTAAATTCACCGATTTGGAAGATGAAGAAAAGGACTTGCTTAAAGATGCTTTAATCACCATCAATCCTGAAATTTTCGGTGACTGTTATACAGTTGCAAAACAGGTACCTATGCTTCGTGATTTGGAAGAATATTCCTATATTCTAGATGCATGCGGTAAAAATAAAAAACAGGGTTTAGGTTTAAGCATTGCCTTAGGCGAAAAGGATCAGGCTTTGGATGCGGCATTAAGATTGCAGCGCCAATATCGTGACCAGATTGTCAAAGGTCTTGAATGGGTTAAAAAGGAAGGTGCTCAGCAATTAAACTCAATACAATATCTCTACAGTGAAGATAAGGTATTGAAATCTGTAATGGGTACTATTGCAAGTATCGGATTATCTGTTGAACTGTTGGATAATTCAAAACCTGTAATTGGCATGTCAAGACTTCACAAGGACATTAAGATTTCCGGAAGGACAACAAGGGACATGGTTGCAAATGGTGTTAATTTAGGAAAGGCATTAAAGGATTCTTCCAATAATTTCGGTGGTACTGGAGGAGGCCACGACATTGCGGCCGGAGCCATGATACCATATGAAAGTAAGGATAATTTCTTGCACATTCTAGATGAAATGGTTGAATATCAATTAAGTGGTGAATAA
- a CDS encoding bifunctional N(6)-L-threonylcarbamoyladenine synthase/serine/threonine protein kinase has translation MIDLISLGIEGTAEKTGVGIVDSDGNILAMAGKQLFPEEGGIHPRLAAEHHAEWIPKLIPQAIEESGLSYSDIDLISFSQGPGLGPALRIVATSARSLALSLKKPIIGVNHCIGHVEVGKLDTGAVNPVSLYVSGGNSQVIAYESGRYRIFGETLDIAIGNCLDHFGRETGLGHPGGPVIEKLAKKGSYIDLPYIVKGMDFSFSGLLSAALREHEKGTPMEDICFSLQETAFSMLVEVTERALSHTQKDEVMLCGGVSANSRLREMLKTMSEEHGAKFYMPEMKLCGDNGVMIAWLGLLMCNEFGPMDLSDTGIIQKFRTDEVDIPWIDNSKSYLTLPDELIAKGAESNIVKSEYLGEKAVLKDRISKKYRISEIDNKIRKSRCKLEARLLSDAKRAGVVTPVLYDINLEDKSILMEEIEGVMVKDIIDDDLAFRIGENISRLHSADIIHGDITTSNIMLRDDQLVFIDFGLGRHSQLEEDKAVDLLVLKKSLQSIDYNLAVKYFDLVLKGYDNEKVAGHISDIESRGRYTH, from the coding sequence TTGATTGATTTGATAAGTTTAGGAATTGAAGGAACAGCAGAAAAAACCGGTGTGGGAATTGTAGATAGTGACGGTAATATATTAGCTATGGCTGGAAAACAGCTATTTCCAGAGGAAGGGGGAATTCACCCGAGATTGGCTGCAGAACACCATGCCGAATGGATTCCTAAATTAATACCTCAGGCTATTGAAGAGTCAGGTCTTTCTTATTCTGATATTGATTTGATTTCCTTTTCACAGGGTCCTGGTCTCGGTCCTGCTTTGAGAATCGTTGCAACATCTGCAAGAAGCCTGGCACTATCACTTAAAAAACCGATTATCGGAGTCAATCACTGTATAGGGCATGTTGAGGTTGGAAAACTTGATACTGGTGCTGTAAATCCCGTATCACTTTATGTAAGTGGAGGAAACAGTCAGGTCATTGCTTATGAAAGCGGAAGATATAGAATTTTCGGAGAAACCTTGGACATTGCCATAGGAAACTGTCTTGATCATTTCGGCCGTGAAACCGGTTTGGGCCATCCTGGAGGGCCAGTCATTGAAAAATTAGCTAAAAAGGGTTCATATATTGACTTGCCTTACATTGTTAAGGGAATGGACTTTTCATTTTCAGGATTGCTCTCAGCAGCTCTAAGGGAACATGAAAAGGGAACTCCTATGGAGGATATCTGTTTTTCACTTCAGGAAACAGCCTTTTCAATGCTTGTTGAAGTAACCGAACGTGCACTCTCACACACTCAAAAAGATGAAGTGATGCTTTGCGGCGGAGTTTCAGCAAATTCAAGACTCAGAGAAATGCTTAAAACAATGTCTGAAGAGCACGGCGCCAAGTTTTACATGCCTGAGATGAAGCTCTGCGGAGACAATGGGGTCATGATTGCATGGTTGGGTCTTTTGATGTGTAACGAATTCGGACCGATGGATTTGTCCGACACTGGAATAATACAGAAATTCAGAACAGATGAAGTTGACATTCCATGGATTGACAACTCCAAAAGCTATTTGACACTTCCTGACGAGTTAATTGCCAAAGGTGCAGAATCAAACATAGTCAAAAGTGAATATCTTGGTGAAAAAGCGGTTCTAAAAGACAGAATATCCAAAAAGTATAGGATTTCTGAAATTGACAATAAAATCAGAAAATCAAGATGCAAACTTGAAGCCAGGCTCTTGTCTGATGCTAAAAGAGCAGGTGTTGTTACTCCAGTTTTATATGACATTAATCTGGAGGATAAATCAATTCTGATGGAAGAGATTGAAGGAGTCATGGTCAAAGATATTATTGATGATGATCTGGCATTCAGAATAGGTGAAAATATTTCACGCCTTCATTCTGCCGACATTATCCACGGAGACATTACTACTTCAAATATAATGCTTAGAGATGACCAATTGGTTTTCATTGATTTCGGACTTGGAAGACACTCTCAGCTTGAAGAGGACAAGGCAGTTGATTTGCTTGTATTGAAAAAATCCCTTCAAAGCATTGATTATAACTTGGCTGTAAAGTACTTTGATTTGGTTTTGAAAGGGTATGATAATGAAAAGGTTGCCGGTCATATTTCAGATATTGAGTCCCGCGGAAGATACACTCACTAA
- a CDS encoding XTP/dITP diphosphatase yields MITFITGNEHKVKEAENIFKDYDINLKHIDLGYEEPQGTLEEVAISGAKYACHELDCPVIVEDAGLFIRALNGFPGTYSHYVQDTIGNQGILKLLKDTDDRYAEFRSVIGYCAPNSEPKTFLGKVVGEIAVEERGDLGFAFDPLFYVPSEGKTFGELTTDEKNQFSHRKNSLKKFIEWYSSQE; encoded by the coding sequence ATGATAACATTTATAACTGGTAACGAACATAAAGTAAAAGAAGCAGAGAATATTTTCAAAGATTATGACATTAACTTAAAGCATATTGATTTAGGTTACGAAGAACCTCAGGGAACTCTTGAGGAAGTGGCTATATCAGGCGCAAAATATGCTTGTCATGAACTTGACTGTCCTGTGATTGTAGAAGATGCTGGTTTATTCATTAGAGCTTTAAATGGATTTCCGGGGACATATTCACATTATGTTCAGGATACTATTGGAAATCAGGGAATTTTAAAGCTATTGAAAGATACTGATGACCGTTATGCCGAATTCAGGTCAGTTATTGGGTATTGTGCTCCCAATTCTGAGCCCAAGACTTTTTTAGGCAAGGTCGTAGGTGAAATCGCAGTTGAAGAAAGAGGAGATTTAGGATTTGCTTTTGATCCTTTGTTTTATGTTCCTAGTGAAGGTAAGACATTTGGAGAACTTACAACTGATGAGAAAAACCAATTTTCACATAGAAAAAATTCATTAAAGAAATTTATAGAATGGTATTCTAGTCAAGAGTAG
- a CDS encoding Mur ligase family protein: MNKNKTFGVIGVCGANGNLIARILKQRGYDVIGTDLTFKKDCRFANALEGYDIEVFYGQTPDKFFKKADYIIPPASMPKDSDILKNCDKPILELNDVIDMIQPEKPVFGITGTNGKTTTTTLLKKIAYDNGIKPCEHDLEGMQGNAEFIPILQSRLNGDVGILEVGTFGVPGTVGRIVSDTSMSNGLITNITPDHLRDLGSFMEYANVKGEFIKELGIGQLIVNGQDPTIMGLLRKLDFKGEVITFGVDELPDSIGMKECVCGREIAVKEIISGCGYYFCQCGVTTPQVDYIATNVDLTNRTFDLHTPSEKLTVKMGVDGLHNVYNLTGVIIAAHKFLDLPYDKILPSIASFTGVSGRMEEVGEVKGKDIFVDYAHNPAGVETVLKEFKKLHGDFTTVITISSESGYKGDLEIFNSVLKFSKFIVPASTASQKIASEKLIENPKFNDRIFLNFVDDFQKTGTMGASKNQVRDGIKKALNLDCEMVIAIGEAATKYKSIIFDL, encoded by the coding sequence ATGAATAAAAATAAAACCTTTGGAGTTATTGGTGTTTGTGGTGCAAATGGTAATTTAATAGCCAGAATTTTAAAACAAAGAGGTTATGATGTAATAGGTACTGATTTGACATTTAAAAAAGATTGCAGGTTTGCAAATGCTTTGGAAGGTTATGATATTGAAGTCTTTTACGGACAGACTCCCGATAAATTTTTCAAAAAGGCGGATTATATAATTCCTCCTGCAAGCATGCCAAAAGATTCTGATATTTTAAAAAATTGCGATAAACCTATTTTGGAACTTAATGATGTAATAGACATGATTCAGCCTGAAAAACCGGTCTTTGGAATAACCGGAACTAACGGAAAGACAACTACAACAACTTTACTTAAAAAAATTGCTTATGATAATGGAATTAAACCCTGCGAGCATGATTTGGAAGGTATGCAGGGCAATGCAGAATTTATCCCGATTCTACAGTCAAGGCTGAACGGTGATGTTGGAATCTTGGAGGTCGGAACCTTTGGTGTTCCGGGCACTGTTGGAAGAATAGTGAGCGACACTTCAATGTCAAACGGTCTGATAACAAACATTACTCCCGATCATTTAAGAGACCTTGGAAGCTTTATGGAATATGCAAACGTTAAAGGAGAGTTCATAAAGGAATTGGGAATAGGTCAATTGATTGTAAACGGTCAGGATCCGACAATAATGGGACTTTTGCGCAAACTTGATTTTAAAGGTGAAGTCATAACATTTGGTGTTGATGAACTTCCGGATTCAATAGGTATGAAAGAATGCGTTTGCGGCCGTGAAATTGCAGTTAAGGAAATCATTTCAGGCTGCGGCTATTATTTCTGTCAATGCGGTGTAACAACTCCTCAGGTAGATTACATTGCAACAAATGTGGATTTGACCAACAGAACCTTTGATTTGCACACTCCATCAGAAAAATTAACTGTTAAAATGGGTGTGGATGGACTTCACAATGTTTATAATCTAACTGGTGTCATCATTGCGGCACATAAATTCCTCGACTTGCCTTATGATAAAATATTACCTTCTATTGCCAGTTTTACTGGTGTCAGTGGTAGAATGGAGGAAGTCGGTGAGGTAAAGGGCAAAGATATTTTTGTTGATTATGCCCACAATCCTGCAGGTGTTGAAACTGTGTTAAAAGAGTTTAAAAAACTCCATGGTGATTTTACAACAGTAATTACAATATCCTCAGAATCCGGATACAAGGGCGATTTGGAAATATTCAACAGCGTTTTGAAATTCTCAAAGTTCATTGTTCCCGCATCAACCGCATCTCAAAAAATCGCTTCTGAAAAATTGATTGAAAATCCAAAGTTTAATGACAGAATCTTTTTGAATTTTGTAGATGATTTTCAAAAAACTGGAACTATGGGAGCTTCTAAAAATCAGGTCAGAGACGGTATTAAAAAAGCATTAAACCTTGACTGTGAAATGGTCATAGCTATTGGTGAGGCTGCCACCAAATATAAATCCATAATATTCGATTTATAG
- a CDS encoding DEAD/DEAH box helicase — MANYISHPLIKKEAIESRLYQQVLAGDVLKKGNTMVVAPTALGKTIIAILVAADRLQKVKNSKVLVLAPSKPLAIQHEDSFKEFLTLPCTSITGAIKTDERVKRWEESRIICATPQTVESDLLNGRYDLSSVSLIVFDECHHGVGSYSYVYLASRYVQESNYNLILGLTASPGSDKAKIKEVCENLYIQNIVVKTEDDPDVRPYFNPVEIDWVRVKMSTELEKIKTHVDKALKVRLKALKNMGVIKTVSVGKVDILKARGRIQGEIARSVNPDKDLFHAISILSAVINIQHSQELIETQGIQTFNKYIARLRKKKTKAAKSLMWDDNFGRAVKMAREAERHGWEHPKLREVTNILKKELGSDDGQTKLQSNRVTGKDEKSSKIIVFTQYRDTLEMIHEKLEKEGIKSAKFFGQASKDGQKGLTQKEQKAIIKSFRMGEYDVLLSTSVAEEGIDIPAVDLVVLYEPVPSEVRMIQRRGRTGRKRTGRVKVLITNGTRDEAYYWSSVRKEDKMKYQLIDPDVLEELNTSAIERMEDQKKVKVIDRPKVEKDNPVVFADSREGNSKVIRHLSQMEIDVKVRSMAVGDYQVSDEVVIERKTASDFVESIIDKRLFKQARELSEEFKRPLLILEGDDIYNGMIHPNAVRGTIAAIAIDFGISIIPTRNSQDTAAMIKRIAVREQNGEKTPIQIRTDKKPVSLWEQQLFIIESLPNIGPVNAKNLLQHFGTVEKVISASESELQEVEGIGKKTAKNIRKVVESEYLYFDKEIKEKKLL; from the coding sequence ATGGCTAATTATATTTCACATCCTTTGATTAAAAAAGAGGCTATTGAATCTAGGTTATATCAGCAGGTTTTAGCAGGGGATGTTTTAAAAAAGGGAAATACGATGGTTGTTGCACCTACTGCTTTGGGTAAAACTATTATTGCAATTCTGGTAGCTGCAGACAGGCTTCAAAAAGTAAAAAATTCAAAAGTTTTAGTTCTGGCACCGTCAAAACCTTTGGCCATTCAACATGAAGACAGTTTTAAAGAATTTTTAACCCTTCCCTGCACCTCCATAACTGGTGCTATCAAAACTGATGAGAGAGTAAAACGGTGGGAAGAGTCCAGAATCATCTGCGCAACACCTCAAACAGTTGAATCTGACTTGTTAAATGGCCGTTATGATTTAAGCAGCGTATCTCTCATTGTTTTTGATGAATGCCATCACGGTGTAGGTTCCTACTCATATGTTTATTTGGCTTCCCGTTATGTCCAGGAATCCAATTACAATCTTATTTTGGGCCTTACTGCATCACCTGGATCTGATAAGGCTAAAATTAAGGAAGTTTGTGAAAATCTGTATATCCAGAATATTGTTGTTAAAACAGAGGATGACCCTGATGTCAGACCTTATTTTAATCCTGTCGAAATCGATTGGGTTAGGGTAAAAATGAGCACTGAACTTGAAAAAATTAAAACTCATGTTGATAAAGCTCTGAAAGTCAGATTGAAAGCACTGAAAAATATGGGAGTAATAAAAACAGTATCTGTTGGTAAAGTTGACATTTTAAAGGCAAGAGGAAGGATTCAAGGCGAAATTGCAAGGTCAGTTAATCCGGATAAGGACCTCTTCCATGCAATCTCTATTTTAAGTGCTGTTATCAATATTCAACATTCACAGGAATTAATAGAAACCCAGGGTATTCAGACTTTCAACAAGTATATTGCCAGATTACGAAAGAAAAAAACCAAAGCTGCAAAATCCCTCATGTGGGATGACAATTTTGGAAGGGCAGTTAAGATGGCCCGTGAAGCTGAAAGGCATGGCTGGGAGCATCCGAAACTTAGGGAAGTAACCAACATCCTGAAAAAGGAATTGGGCAGCGATGACGGTCAGACCAAACTTCAGTCTAATCGTGTAACAGGTAAAGATGAGAAATCCTCAAAAATTATCGTGTTTACACAATACAGGGATACTCTTGAAATGATTCATGAAAAACTTGAAAAAGAAGGAATTAAATCAGCTAAGTTCTTTGGTCAGGCTTCCAAAGACGGTCAGAAAGGTCTTACCCAAAAAGAGCAGAAAGCCATTATCAAATCATTCAGAATGGGTGAATATGATGTGCTTTTATCAACAAGTGTTGCTGAAGAGGGTATTGATATTCCTGCAGTTGACCTCGTTGTATTATATGAACCTGTTCCGTCAGAAGTGCGTATGATTCAAAGAAGAGGCAGAACCGGTCGTAAAAGAACAGGCCGTGTTAAAGTTTTAATAACAAATGGAACAAGGGATGAAGCTTATTACTGGTCAAGTGTCAGAAAAGAAGATAAGATGAAATATCAGCTGATTGACCCTGATGTTTTAGAAGAGCTCAATACATCTGCCATTGAAAGAATGGAAGACCAAAAGAAAGTTAAAGTAATCGACAGACCAAAAGTTGAAAAAGACAATCCTGTAGTTTTTGCTGATTCAAGGGAAGGAAATTCCAAAGTAATCAGGCATCTTTCTCAAATGGAAATAGATGTCAAAGTAAGATCAATGGCTGTTGGTGATTATCAGGTCAGTGATGAGGTTGTCATTGAGAGAAAAACAGCCAGTGATTTTGTTGAATCTATCATAGACAAGAGACTATTCAAGCAGGCTCGTGAATTGTCCGAAGAGTTCAAACGTCCGCTTCTCATTCTTGAAGGTGATGACATCTACAATGGTATGATTCATCCTAATGCAGTCAGGGGAACCATTGCAGCTATTGCAATTGATTTTGGTATCAGCATTATTCCAACTAGAAATTCCCAGGATACTGCTGCGATGATAAAAAGAATTGCCGTTCGTGAACAGAACGGTGAAAAAACTCCTATTCAGATAAGAACAGATAAAAAGCCTGTAAGTTTATGGGAACAGCAGTTGTTCATTATAGAATCACTGCCTAATATAGGTCCTGTCAATGCCAAAAATTTGCTGCAGCATTTCGGGACTGTTGAAAAAGTAATCAGCGCCTCCGAAAGTGAACTTCAGGAAGTTGAAGGTATTGGTAAAAAAACTGCTAAAAATATTAGAAAAGTAGTTGAATCAGAGTATTTGTATTTTGATAAGGAGATTAAAGAAAAGAAACTTCTTTAA